The following are encoded together in the Capsulimonas corticalis genome:
- a CDS encoding ubiquinol-cytochrome c reductase iron-sulfur subunit: protein MAVNYDREKQELTRRNFVSLSGWGIAGIATLGAAGVFGRFFWPNVQYGPPSKFTIGKASGYTDGVKQNIADQKVTIVKHGSQLGAISMVCQHLGCTVAASATGFDCPCHGSKYDDMGNVTHGPAQIALYWFDISLTPSGDLEVDKSKKNDPGHYYNIV, encoded by the coding sequence ATGGCCGTGAACTACGACCGCGAAAAGCAGGAGCTGACGCGGCGCAACTTTGTCTCTTTGAGTGGATGGGGAATCGCCGGAATCGCGACTTTGGGCGCCGCCGGCGTCTTCGGCCGCTTCTTCTGGCCGAACGTGCAGTACGGCCCGCCATCCAAATTCACCATTGGTAAGGCGAGCGGATACACCGACGGCGTCAAGCAGAATATCGCCGACCAGAAGGTGACGATCGTCAAGCATGGTTCGCAGCTGGGCGCCATTTCGATGGTTTGCCAGCACCTGGGCTGCACCGTTGCGGCGTCCGCGACCGGCTTCGACTGTCCGTGTCACGGCTCCAAGTACGACGACATGGGCAACGTGACCCACGGTCCCGCGCAGATCGCCTTGTACTGGTTCGACATCAGCCTGACGCCGAGCGGCGACCTGGAAGTCGACAAGTCCAAGAAGAACGACCCGGGACATTACTATAACATTGTTTAA
- a CDS encoding peroxiredoxin: MTPPFDDKISPKHSLAAGDRAPDFTATTATGETVRLSERLARGAVVLFFYPKDDSVVCTAEACAFRDSYEAFTAAGAEVIGISRGDGETHRRFAEKNRLPFLLLSDEDGAIRRLYGVRNVLGVIPGRVTFVIGKDGVVRQVFESLLEGQKHVTEALKTLQNSPLE, translated from the coding sequence ATGACGCCGCCATTCGACGATAAAATCTCCCCCAAACATTCCCTGGCCGCCGGCGACCGCGCTCCCGACTTCACGGCGACGACCGCCACGGGAGAAACCGTGCGCCTGAGCGAGCGCCTGGCGCGCGGCGCTGTCGTGCTGTTCTTCTATCCCAAGGACGATTCCGTGGTGTGCACCGCCGAGGCGTGCGCGTTTCGGGACAGCTATGAGGCGTTCACGGCGGCGGGCGCCGAGGTGATCGGGATCAGCCGGGGCGACGGCGAAACGCACCGGCGGTTTGCGGAGAAGAATCGCCTGCCTTTTTTGCTGCTCAGCGACGAGGACGGAGCGATCCGCCGGCTTTACGGAGTGCGCAATGTGCTGGGCGTGATTCCCGGGCGCGTGACATTCGTCATCGGCAAGGACGGCGTTGTGCGGCAGGTCTTCGAGTCGCTATTAGAAGGACAAAAACACGTCACTGAAGCGCTGAAGACTCTGCAAAACAGCCCGCTGGAGTAG
- the ccoS gene encoding cbb3-type cytochrome oxidase assembly protein CcoS, which translates to MESIWTLLVAGAAMGLVTLIGFVWGVRNGAFENAEDAKYIVFRDEDDD; encoded by the coding sequence TTGGAAAGCATTTGGACTTTGCTCGTGGCGGGAGCGGCGATGGGACTGGTAACGCTGATCGGGTTTGTTTGGGGGGTTCGTAACGGAGCCTTCGAAAACGCCGAGGACGCCAAGTACATCGTATTTCGCGACGAAGACGACGATTAG